In Bifidobacterium scardovii JCM 12489 = DSM 13734, the genomic stretch CGGCAACGCGGCGCTGGCGAACCGCACCCGCCGCGCGCCGGGCTTCGCGCTGCTCGGCGAGCCGGGCGACGAACGCGACGTGATCCTGGAGCTCAAGTCGATCGCCGACGTGGCGCTGGTCGGCTTCCCCTCGGCGGGCAAGTCGAGCCTGATCGCCGCGATGAGCTCGGCCAAGCCGAAGATCGCCGATTACCCGTTCACCACGCTCGTGCCGAATCTGGGCGTGGTCATGGCCGGCGACTCGCGCTACACAATCGCCGACGTGCCGGGGCTGATCCCCGGTGCCTCGCAGGGCAAGGGCCTCGGACTGGAGTTCCTGCGCCACATCGAGCGCACCGAGATCATCGCGCATGTGATCGACTGCGCGACGCTCGAACCCGACCGCGACCCGATGAGCGACTATCAGGCGCTTGAGCACGAGCTCGCCGAATACGCCGACAAGCTGGAGCTGCCGCTTGGCGCGATCCCGATCCCGGAGCGTCCGCGCATCATCATCCTCAACAAGGTCGATGTGCCCGAGGCCAAGGAGCTCGCCGAGTTCGTCCGCCCGGACTTCGAGAAGCTCGGATTCCCGGTGTTCGAGGTGTCCACCGCCTCCCACGAGGGGCTCAAGGAGCTGGGCTATGCGCTGGCTTCCCTGGTGGCCGAGATGCGCGAGGAGGTCGCCAAGCGCGAGGCCGCCGAGGAGGAGGCCCGCGTGGTCATCAAGCCGCTGGAGCAGTCTGCCAGCCGTCGCCGCCGCGTGGCCGACGAGGGCGGCACCGCGCTGGACTTCACCGTCGAGCGCAAGGAGAACGGCAACGGCGACGTGTGGTACGAGGTGCGCGGCGCCAAGCCGGAGCGCTGGGTCATGCAGACCAACTTCGACAACGACGAGGCCGTCGGTTATCTGGCCGATCGCCTCGCCAAGCTGGGCGTCGAGGACGAGCTGCGCCGCAAGGGCGCGAAGCCGGGCGACGAGGTGCGCATCGGGCGCGGCGACCGCGCCGTCGAATTCGATTGGGATCCGACCATCGCGGCCGGCGCGGAGATGCTCGACGGCGCCCAGCTCGGCGCCCGAGGCAAGGATCTGCGCCTGGAGAGCGAGGAGCCGGGCGGCCGGCGCCGTACGAACTCGGAGCGCCGCCGCCAGTACCACGAGATGATGGACGCGAAGGCCGCCGTCCGCGAGGCGATGATGGCCGAACGCGCCGCCGGGCACTGGGCCGATCCGTCCGTCGACGACGACCGCCACGACGAGACAAGCCTGTTCGGCCGCGGCGAGGAGTGATCCCGGGGAACGGGGTCCAGCCGCGTGCCGGGCGTGGCGTACCATGCACGGGACGCGGCCGTATGCGGCGCGTGAGTCGCCGGGCCCCAGCCGGGATCCTGATCGTATGACCTGATCGTATGAGTTGCACAGGGGAGGAAGTTATGCCCGTTTCCGAGGCGGAGGTGCGCCTGGCGGTTGCCGCGGCGCGGACCGTGGTCGTCAAGGTCGGATCGAGTTCGCTCACCCAGCCGTCCGGGCACCTGGACGTCGGCAAGCTGTCCGCGCTGGCCG encodes the following:
- the obgE gene encoding GTPase ObgE, with the translated sequence MSDFVDRVTVHVKGGDGGNGSAGIRREKYKPLAGPNGGNGGDGGSVVFVADRNANSLLDYRFIPHRSAGNGTMGLGDTKDGSKGEDLILPVPVGTVIFEARGAQGSPKHPGEQLADLRHEGDLFVAAAGGSGGLGNAALANRTRRAPGFALLGEPGDERDVILELKSIADVALVGFPSAGKSSLIAAMSSAKPKIADYPFTTLVPNLGVVMAGDSRYTIADVPGLIPGASQGKGLGLEFLRHIERTEIIAHVIDCATLEPDRDPMSDYQALEHELAEYADKLELPLGAIPIPERPRIIILNKVDVPEAKELAEFVRPDFEKLGFPVFEVSTASHEGLKELGYALASLVAEMREEVAKREAAEEEARVVIKPLEQSASRRRRVADEGGTALDFTVERKENGNGDVWYEVRGAKPERWVMQTNFDNDEAVGYLADRLAKLGVEDELRRKGAKPGDEVRIGRGDRAVEFDWDPTIAAGAEMLDGAQLGARGKDLRLESEEPGGRRRTNSERRRQYHEMMDAKAAVREAMMAERAAGHWADPSVDDDRHDETSLFGRGEE